In Cicer arietinum cultivar CDC Frontier isolate Library 1 chromosome 7, Cicar.CDCFrontier_v2.0, whole genome shotgun sequence, the genomic window TGACGACAGACGTTGTAGAAGGCGTGGACATTCCCACTGTCATCTCGACATACCACAAATTCCACATCTCCTAGCCTGCAATATTTAGTCCTCCATGTGGTTCTCAGAAacttgaaagaaaagaaaatagattaCACAACTTAATATGTCAGTCATAAATCCTTTTCCCCTTCCAAGAACCAAATGGAGCTGCAATTAGACAACAATGTTATATGTAAGTACAACAAGAATTGGAATCAATGTACTATTAtgttagaaaaacaaaaatccacCTTCCAGTGAAAAAATCACCGGGATTCTTTATCTGCTCCGTGGATCCTGATAAACAAAATTGAGAACTTTTGGCCGTAAAAAAATTCTCATAGAGCAAATTGTAACacagaaaattcaaaaaacactAATTAGTTTAGTTAATCTATCATAGTGATGACATCAGAATTTAGTATGAATTAAAGCAGAATATTACTTAGCGATGGACTTGACACAAACCACTGAATAGAGATCaagtataattaataaaaagttaattaatcaaaatttaagtAATATGCACTCATGTCATATACATTCAGATTCATATTGTCAGCTATCATCTTTCTTTCCCCAAAGATATCTCAACAGACAACATATACATACTAAAATGAAATGAATAATTGAATCTTCTAAACAAATGAAACTAATAATTTGATTGATTGAATTTGTTTCCCTATATATTATAAGCAGgaacaataaaacaaaacccAAAAAGATTGAAACTTTAAGCAGAATAAAACTGACCCACAGCTTGCCAGCCTTTGTAGAAGACACGATCGAGCTCAAGATGGAAGAAAGAGGGGTGAGTGTACCATGATGATGGAGGTGTAACAGCTTCTTCTACGGGAATCTTAGGATTGAACTGTTGGACAAGTCTCTGAGATACAACGAGGTCTGAACTGCCAACAGAACAACAACTCCGtattgatgaatgtttgtttggaaaattaagattttgagttTGTCCCTTTCGAAGATTAGGGATAAAGGGTGTCATTTGCATGATCATCGCCATTTTCGTACGCTCTGTCTGCAATTTTTATTGGAAACAAATTTCGGTACCTTTAATACggttatttttcaattttaatcccttgtaatttataattaataattcaagaTTTCTATTATTTATAACCCACTTTATCAAGTCAGCGTCTAATAATAGATTGGCGACTCTAGGAATAGATCCCCTCGTACGAGAGCAGTATCTTGAATGAGAAATAATATGagtgtaaaattaaaaatagaaaaatgaatGGTGAGATCAACAAATTACTTTttcgtgtttttttttaaaacgagataagaaaaaaaaatattgttatttaaatttacaTACACATCgaacatatataaaatagttCAAATTAATGTgttttcttcatcatcatctaGAGATgacatattaataaaaaatcaacatCACATGTGGATATTGAAATTTGTGTTggaaaataacttttttataaaaacagtaatttttttataatgaatttATTGGTTTGAGAAATAGTATATACGAATTATAATtgagtatataaatattttaattcttaaaattgtAAGAgtctattaattttattaatttaatcttcaaatatacaaaatagtaatttgataacttaaacttaaaatatcatttaatttagtttattttataaattttgcattattatcaaaatttctatattttgatgaaataaaaaaaattatttaatttgatgacaataaaattaagataacttatctttttggttcttttaataTGGGCACTTTCTAGTTTTAgtcaattatttttcttctagattgaGTCTctataattcaaaatttcaattattttagtttatgaTATCTTTTTATCTAATTTATATGATGTTGATATGATATTCATGTGACTTAGGATTGCCTCGCCATTATAGCCTCATCAACCAACATCAATCATGGCTGGTATATGATGGAgacgaaaaaaaaatataatcacaagaattaaaaacaaaagaaattataaattacaaaaataggaaatacaatgaaaaaataactttaatttttaactcCTACATATTCAAGTGTTTGATTATTGTAaatgaacttttttttattattgtaaatattttattttttcaccaTAACCacttattaaataataatttgacaacATAGTATTACGtgacacatatatatatatatatatataattttaataaaaaaactaaaataataaaaaaaaacatttgaagagactaaaataaaaaacgatCCTCTTTGATAAGAAATAGCAAAGAAAAGAAGGGAGTGTTGACTTAATCAAATGAAATGGAGAAGGCCAAAATATACGGTAGTTGTAGTTGTGTAGTGGTATGAAACACATGACACGTCACATACACAACACAACAATAGCAAGTGGCTGAGGCTCTCCAACTTCCATTCCTTCTCATCCGTACGAATGTCCTCTTCATTTTCCTTTATATACCAAAACAACGCTCTTTCTTTTCCTCTCAATTCTCTTTCACGTTCATCCCCCAATTTCCCCTTTCACAACTCACACCCTTCTAACACCTTTTTTCTCAATCTTGCTCTTTCTTCCCAATTACTACATAATATACATGTAAAGATGTTGTACGAACAACAACGGTTTCAACAACCGATGATGAAGATAGATACGAGGAATTCGAATACGACATCGGAGAggagaaaatataataataattcaatagaAGAAGAACAAGAGAGACTTGAAATTGTTGACTTGAGTGGAATGTCCTTGGAGTCTCTTCCCAACCCTTCTCTCAATTTAGCCACCATTTGCAAATTGGACCTCTCCAACAATAATCTTCAGGTATAATCTTCGTTTCTTTCAATAAAAAACCATAACAGAACATATACGAGGTTACTTTGCATTTATAACAACGTTGAATATATCAAttcctttttatatatttattcataaaaacaagTTAATCGCATTTCCTTTAAAATATATAgtgaaatatgattaaaaatttgataattaacATATAAACGAGATGACCTAATACTTACAAAGTATGAACTACTCATATAACTTTTATCGTAATACAAATGACTATAAATTGGTTTGATTGCTAATAATGTGTTAAGGACACTACTTAATAATAAGTATTAAggacaattattaaaaatactGCTATTATATGTACTTTAAAAGTGATATGAAGTCAAAttttcccaaaataaaaattatttccaaTTTAATTTGCCCAACAAATATATGGATATGAACAAACCACTTAAtcctattattttaattttttttataaagaaaaatttagGATAAGAGATGTTGTGATAATTCAAGATATTAAAAAtcttgaattaaaatataatgaattgAATTGATAATGTTACAGAATATTCCAGAGTCGTTAACAGCTAGACTACTGAACATGGTAGTTTTGGACGTGCACTCAAACCAGCTTAGGTCCCTACCAAACTCCATTGGTTGCCTTTCTAAGCTGAAGCTTTTGAATGTCTCCGGCAACCTCATCCAACACCTTCCCAAAACAATTGAGAATTGCAGAGCTTTAGAAGATTTGAATGTAAATTTCAACAAGTTGATCCAGCTACCAAACACGATAGGGTTTGAGTTGAGAAATCTAAAGAAGTTATCAGTAAATTCCAACAAATTGATCTTCCTTCCACACTCAATCTCTCACCTGACATGTTTGAAGGTTCTAGACGCACGCCTTAACTGTCTTAGATCTCTCCCAGAGGACATTGAGAATCTGGTTAGCCTTGAAAGTCTGAATGTGAGTCAGAACTTCCAATACCTAGATTCTCTTCCCAACTCCTTAGGACTTCTGTTATCACTGGTTGAGCTGGATATTAGCTATAACAAGATAAAGTCATTGCCAGATTCAATTGGAGGACTGAATAAGCTTCAGAAGTTGTGTGTGGAAGGGAACCCTCTGAGTTCACCACCAGCAGAAGTAGTAGAACATGGATTGCATGCAATGAAGGAGTACTTAAGCAACAGGATGAACGTTGGGCAACAAAGTCCAACAAAAAAGAAGTCGTGGGTTGGAAAGTTGGTAAAGTATAAGAGTTTCAATGTGAGAAGTGGACCCCGCGAAGAACGTGAAGCATTCATTATTCCAGATTATAATAGATCTCTCGATGGTCTTACTTCACCACGCTATATGGGAATGTTTTCACCACGTCGACTTTTCTCCCCTCGTAATTACTTCAACAATTGAGGACTCTTACAaatctctctttcttttctatttttcctaTTCTTTACTTTCTAAACTATGctctattgctattgctattgctataaATAACAAGCAAAATTACatttttgcttttttattttattttttttatttataacatttcatttttttctattatatagGTTTTAGATGCAAGTTGAGTGTTTGAGAGATTTCGTTCTTTGTAAGTTTAGGAAATTGAgactctttttcattttttaatttgagatttttattttagagtttCTTTTGGTTCTTAACAAGTCTAGGAAATGTTGGGTTTATATTTTGGTTTgagaatttgattttttttcggGATATAAGTATGAAGATGATCAAGatgttcttaatttttatttattattcaatgaATTTTTTCTGAATTTAAATATGAAGACGATGTTGAAAAAGATGAAGATATTTTTGGATTTATgaatctttattaaaaaaaattataaaaaaataaatttacaaaaaatcatCCTACTTACCTCGttattctttaataaaaaaatataacttgtatatattttattagataaaggatctatataaaaaaaaatcgaaatgTTACCactaaataagattaaaaacaaaaatatatggtAGTCTTGGGAACCATATGGTagtctatttatatatataaatttcctTTTATTGCGGGTTTTAAGATACTGTATTTTGATAACTAAATCCCTCTGTCTGTAATAAATTAATGGAATAGGATTAATCATTAGTGGCGTTTTTGTTTTCGCATTTAACTCGATccacttattttatatttcataaatCGACATTCTTACATTTATGGATTTTGTGTATACACTTAAGAATTTAACTTTTGTATAGTAGTTAAGAATTTAACATATGTGTGATTGAGTCatttaattttaagatattGTTTATTTGAGTCTTATATTACCAAAGTTGTTTGATTGGGCAATACATACATGTTTAGCCACACTCAtctttaaactaatttttaaaactgagatttaaattcatttaatataatttcttttttaaacatAATGTTATTTTACGTGTCAATTTTTAGTAGTCACATATTTTAGCATATATAGTTGTCactttaaaatatgttaaaggGAATTATATTAAGAgccattttaatatttaacgtAAACTTTAGTTTTTTCTCCAATATTGActacaaattaatatttagtgCATCATTTCTAAACCACTTACAATTGTAAGAATAATTAgtaaaactatttaattattttcttttttcttaattttaatattattaaatactaGTGAAAATAGAGCACATATTTGCTTATTCTATTGTGTTTTCATgcatatattctttttttatattatttaatttttttcatttgtttcagTTTTGTAATATCTATGtgtaaattttctaaatttcaaTGTCAATATTCATGTTATATGTttctaaatttgaattttgacaagattgtgaaattaaaaacaaaattgttaaaGAAAAATTCATCCAACCAAAAATTCCATTTTCATTCATGTGGGTTATCTTAATAGcttttgattttcattttgattttttattttcacatgGGCTTCATTTCTGACAATACTTAATAacttattgtaatttttttattcaaatgagTAAATTTATCATACACGTGACTTTAGTCTAATTCAACAGTACATATGTATAACATTTGAGTGGAAAATTCTTCCgctttaaaaaaatcacaacttatttatacatatttgttttttgacaaATGTTAGTAAGACTCTTTCTTTAAATCGATaggtattttttacactaaAAATTGATAgattttttgaattataatatatatgatatgtGATTTTCTAGTGACCGCTTGGTGATCCATAGGTTGATTAAtagtttatgttatttatttaagaaaaagatTTATGGTAGAGCTAGCTGTTGCTATAAGCGGATGCATTTGTCTACTCTAGTGTTTACATAAACTGCTAAACTCTTAATAAATGTCTAAAAGGTACCACAAATTGGGACAACCTTCATGTGCAACTCTACCAATCCCAATCTCTTAGCTTCTTAATTGGAAATTTAAAACAGACAAGACACCCTTTTGGACCTTCCACGTGATCAGAGACCAATCCTACATGTTAAtctcttatttaatttattaatgtccAAACCAACTATATTCTTTTAATCCTACCACTATGGTGCTTTTGTATGTTTCtcaaattactattttatatcGTGGCACACGCTCTGGTTGAGAGAAAGATTATCTTGATGAATTTATAAGGAACCTAAGCACATGTTATGTTC contains:
- the LOC101513208 gene encoding plant intracellular Ras-group-related LRR protein 6-like yields the protein MLYEQQRFQQPMMKIDTRNSNTTSERRKYNNNSIEEEQERLEIVDLSGMSLESLPNPSLNLATICKLDLSNNNLQNIPESLTARLLNMVVLDVHSNQLRSLPNSIGCLSKLKLLNVSGNLIQHLPKTIENCRALEDLNVNFNKLIQLPNTIGFELRNLKKLSVNSNKLIFLPHSISHLTCLKVLDARLNCLRSLPEDIENLVSLESLNVSQNFQYLDSLPNSLGLLLSLVELDISYNKIKSLPDSIGGLNKLQKLCVEGNPLSSPPAEVVEHGLHAMKEYLSNRMNVGQQSPTKKKSWVGKLVKYKSFNVRSGPREEREAFIIPDYNRSLDGLTSPRYMGMFSPRRLFSPRNYFNN